A genomic region of Trueperaceae bacterium contains the following coding sequences:
- a CDS encoding DUF2267 domain-containing protein translates to MTHEQFIGLVQNRGHLDSRDDVERATRATLETLAERLAGGEADDLAAQLPREIGEYLRHEGQKFERLELAQFYERVSEREGSELSDAVHHAKSVVSVLREAVSPGEFADIEQQLPEEYRPLLEA, encoded by the coding sequence ATGACTCACGAGCAGTTCATAGGACTGGTTCAGAACCGCGGCCATCTGGATTCTCGCGACGACGTGGAACGGGCTACCCGTGCGACCCTGGAAACGCTCGCCGAACGACTCGCGGGAGGGGAGGCGGACGATCTTGCAGCCCAATTGCCCCGCGAGATCGGCGAATACCTCCGTCATGAAGGGCAGAAGTTCGAACGGCTCGAGCTCGCTCAGTTCTACGAGCGGGTGAGCGAACGCGAGGGGAGCGAGCTGTCCGACGCGGTGCATCATGCCAAGTCGGTGGTGAGCGTGCTGCGAGAGGCGGTCAGTCCGGGGGAGTTCGCCGACATCGAACAGCAGTTGCCCGAGGAGTACAGGCCGTTGCTGGAGGCCTAG
- a CDS encoding CYTH domain-containing protein: protein MVNERELKFSTQLEGEPNAAELERSLAAAGFDLGPAARVYNKDRYFDDARLSLSRAGLALRRRMTDGEVVATLKTRGRVEGALHEREEIELPMEGREWPRPILDRIETITAPGMVQTHTIIETERVRYAVLEAGRPAAVLAFDSVTARTPHAERTVGFTEVEIEAHGPTGIDTLERIAGAVDGVVPLTANSTTKLERVRQLLMFGGWDE, encoded by the coding sequence GTGGTCAACGAACGGGAACTGAAGTTCTCGACGCAGCTCGAAGGTGAGCCCAACGCGGCCGAGCTGGAGCGGTCGCTCGCTGCCGCCGGCTTCGACCTCGGTCCGGCGGCCCGTGTGTACAACAAGGACCGCTACTTCGACGACGCCAGGCTGAGCCTCTCGCGGGCCGGACTCGCCCTGAGGCGCCGGATGACCGATGGGGAGGTCGTGGCCACGCTCAAGACTCGCGGGCGGGTAGAGGGTGCGCTGCACGAGCGCGAGGAGATCGAACTGCCGATGGAGGGCCGCGAGTGGCCCAGGCCGATCCTCGACAGGATAGAGACCATCACCGCACCGGGCATGGTCCAGACCCACACGATCATCGAGACCGAAAGGGTCCGCTACGCGGTGCTCGAAGCGGGCAGACCGGCTGCTGTGCTCGCCTTCGACAGCGTCACCGCACGCACTCCGCACGCGGAGCGCACCGTCGGCTTCACCGAGGTCGAGATCGAAGCCCACGGGCCGACCGGCATCGACACCCTCGAACGGATCGCCGGCGCCGTCGACGGGGTCGTTCCGCTCACCGCCAACTCGACGACGAAGCTGGAGCGCGTCCGCCAACTGCTGATGTTCGGCGGCTGGGACGAGTGA
- a CDS encoding glycosyltransferase family 4 protein has translation MKSAVDVQEPFDAALPGSAARGREGNRLLLLSEHFYPTEATCGRLLTALSEDLVAQGLEVSVLTSFSVHSASRSKSRRETYRGVDICRVRSLRLPRSRVLCRLLNEMSLTLTIFLNALLRPGLERIMVTSSPPFLAPAAALVAAIRRVPLIYLVMDVYPDIAAVTGHLERGSLLYRTWDAVCRFALKRSTRVVVLGECMRNVIRAKTAGEEVAIEVVPNWADGEEIFPIADDENRFFASHPGLEGRFLVQYSGNFGLFHDFETIIDAAEALKDREEIHFLIIGKGARKRWIEEQIAGRGLNNVTLLPYMPRSELNFSLNAQSVSLVTLERGTEGLSVPSKFYPLLAAGKPVIAVMNQAAEVARVVENEGVGVVVEQQDVEGLVAAIERLSESPRLCALMGQRAREVQQRRFDRRHAVRRYMRLIRSVSPADRSVSPADRSVSAADRSVSPAGRSVSPADRSVSPADRFLLPAERSLLPADRSLSGPETGRLRPTGHLRPERG, from the coding sequence CGGGGGCGGGAGGGCAACCGCCTGCTTCTGCTCTCGGAACACTTCTATCCGACCGAAGCTACCTGTGGACGGCTGCTGACCGCACTGTCCGAGGACCTCGTCGCCCAGGGCCTGGAGGTCTCGGTATTGACCTCGTTCTCGGTCCACAGCGCCAGCAGGTCCAAATCGCGCCGCGAAACGTACCGGGGGGTGGATATCTGCCGGGTCCGTTCCCTGCGCCTCCCGCGCTCACGGGTACTCTGCAGGCTGCTCAACGAGATGAGCCTCACCCTGACGATCTTCCTGAATGCGCTTCTCCGACCCGGACTCGAGCGCATCATGGTCACTTCCAGTCCACCGTTCCTCGCTCCGGCCGCTGCCCTGGTTGCTGCGATCCGCCGCGTACCGCTGATCTATCTCGTCATGGACGTATACCCCGACATCGCGGCCGTGACCGGGCATCTCGAACGCGGCTCCCTCCTCTACAGGACGTGGGACGCGGTCTGCCGATTCGCGTTGAAACGCTCGACCCGAGTGGTCGTACTTGGCGAGTGCATGCGGAACGTCATCCGCGCCAAGACTGCCGGCGAGGAGGTCGCGATCGAGGTGGTCCCCAACTGGGCGGACGGCGAGGAGATCTTCCCCATCGCCGACGATGAGAACCGCTTCTTCGCCTCTCACCCTGGGCTGGAGGGCCGCTTCCTGGTCCAGTACAGCGGCAACTTCGGCCTGTTCCACGACTTCGAGACGATCATCGACGCGGCCGAGGCGTTGAAAGACCGGGAAGAGATCCACTTCCTGATCATCGGCAAGGGGGCGAGGAAGCGTTGGATCGAGGAACAGATCGCCGGCCGAGGTCTGAACAACGTCACGCTGCTCCCCTACATGCCTCGCAGCGAACTGAACTTCTCGCTGAACGCACAGAGCGTGTCCCTGGTGACACTCGAACGTGGCACCGAGGGCTTGAGCGTGCCGAGCAAGTTCTACCCGCTGCTGGCGGCGGGTAAGCCGGTGATAGCCGTGATGAACCAGGCTGCCGAGGTTGCCCGGGTGGTGGAGAACGAGGGCGTCGGGGTCGTGGTGGAGCAGCAGGACGTCGAGGGACTGGTGGCGGCGATCGAACGGCTTAGCGAATCGCCTCGACTATGCGCCCTCATGGGACAGAGGGCACGGGAAGTGCAGCAGCGGAGGTTCGACAGGCGCCACGCGGTCCGGCGCTACATGCGGCTCATTCGCTCAGTCTCACCGGCTGACCGCTCAGTCTCACCCGCCGATCGCTCCGTCTCAGCCGCGGACCGCTCAGTCTCACCGGCTGGCCGCTCCGTCTCACCCGCCGATCGCTCCGTTTCACCCGCCGACCGCTTCCTCTTACCGGCCGAGCGCTCGCTCTTACCGGCCGACCGCTCTCTGAGCGGACCCGAAACCGGTCGACTGCGGCCAACCGGCCACCTGCGGCCCGAGAGGGGTTGA